A stretch of the Leopardus geoffroyi isolate Oge1 chromosome B2, O.geoffroyi_Oge1_pat1.0, whole genome shotgun sequence genome encodes the following:
- the MED23 gene encoding mediator of RNA polymerase II transcription subunit 23 isoform X1 has product MVQMETQLQSIFEDVVKTEIIEEAFPGMFMDTPEDEKTKLISCLGAFRQFWGGLSQESHEQCIQWIVKFIHGQHSPKRISFLYDCLAMAVETGLLPPRMVCESLINSDTLEWERTQLWALTFKLVRKIIGGVDYKGVRDLLKVILEKILTIPNTVSSAVVQQLLAAREVIAYILERNACLLPAYFAVTEIRKLYPEGKLPHWLLGNLVSDFVDTFRPTARINSICGRCSLLPVVNNSGAICNSWKLDPATLRFPLKGLLPYDKDLFEPQTALLRYVLEQPYSRDMVCNMLGLNKQTLNIAQHKQRCPVLEDQLVDLVVYAMERSETEEKFDDGGTSQLLWQHLSSQLIFFVLFQFASFPHMVLSLHQKLAGRGLIKGRDHLMWVLLQFISGSIQKNALADFLPVMKLFDLLYPEKEYIPVPDINKPQSTHAFAMTCIWIHLNRKAQNDNSKLQIPIPHSLKLHHEFLQQSLRNKSLQMNDYKIALLCNAYSTNSECFTLPMGALVETIYGNGIMRVPLPGTSCLASASITPLPMNLLDSLTVHAKMSLIHSIATRVIKLAHAKSSVALAPALVETYSRLLVYMEIESLGIKGFISQLLPTVFKSHAWGILHTLLEMFSYRMHHIQPHYRVQLLSHLHTLAAVAQTNQNQLHLCVESTALRLITALGSSEVQPQFTRFLSDPKTVLSAESEELNRALILTLARATHVTDFFTGSDSIQGTWCKDILQTIMSFTPHNWASHTLSCFPGPLQAFFKQNNVPQESRFNLKKNVEEEYRKWKSMTNENDIITHFSMQGSPPLFLCLLWKMLLETDHINQIGYRVLERIGARALVAHVRTFADFLVYEFSTSAGGQQLNKCIEILNDMVWKYNIVTLDRLILCLAMRSHEGNEAQVCYFIIQLLLLKPNDFRNRVSDFVKENSPEHWLQNDWHTKHMNYHKKYPEKLYFEGLAEQVDPPVQIQSPYLPIYFGNVCLRFLPVFDIVIHRFLELLPVSKSLETLLDHLGGLYKFHDRPVTYLYNTLHYYEMHLRDRPHLKRKLVHAIIGSLKDNRPQGWCLSDTYLKCGMNAREENPWIPDDSYYCRLIGRLVDTMAGKSPGPFPNCDWRFNEFPNPAAHALHVTCVELMALAVSGEDVGNALLNVVLKSQPLVPRENITAWMNAIGLIITALPEPYWIVLHDRIVSVISSPSLTSESEWVGYPFRLFDFTACHQSYSEMSCSYTLALAHAVWHHSSIGQLSLIPKFLTEVLLPIVKTEFQLLYVYHLVGPFLQRFQQERTRCMIEIGVAFYDMLLNVDQCSAHLNYMDPICDFLYHMKYMFTGDSVKEQVEKIICNLKPALKLRLRFITHISKMEPAAVPPQAINSGSPAPQSNQVPVSLPVTQ; this is encoded by the exons gaATCTCATGAACAGTGCATCCAGTGgattgttaaatttattcatggCCAGCATAGTCctaaaagaatttcttttctttatgactGCTTAGCGATGGCAGTGGAGACTGGTCTCCTTCCACCCAG GATGGTTTGTGAATCCCTGATAAACTCTGACACACTGGAATGGGAAAGAACGCAGCTTTGGGCCTTAACATTTAAACTAGTTCGGAAAATAATTGGGGGAGTGGATTACAAg GGTGTTCGAGATCTCTTAAAAGTGATTTTGGAGAAAATCTTGACAATTCCCAATACAGTGAGCTCAGCTGTTGTACAGCAGCTTCTAGCAGCAAGAGAG gttATAGCATATATCTTGGAAAGAAATGCCTGTCTATTACCAGCCTATTTTGCAGTCACAGAGATCAGGAAACTATATCCTGAGGGAAAACTTCCACACTGG ttacttGGAAACTTGGTATCAGACTTTGTGGATACCTTCAGGCCCACAGCAAGGATAAACTCCATTTGTG GCCGCTGCAGCCTTCTGCCAGTTGTAAATAACTCGGGAGCCATTTGTAACTCGTGGAAATTGGATCCTGCAACTCTTCGTTTTCCCTTGAAAGGCCTCTTGCCATATGATAAG gatcTGTTTGAACCACAGACTGCTTTGTTGAGATATGTATTGGAGCAGCCTTATTCCAGGGATATGGTCTGCAATATGCTAGGTTTAAATAAGCAG ACCTTGAACATTGCTCAG CACAAGCAGCGTTGCCCTGTGCTGGAGGACCAGTTGGTGGATCTGGTGGTCTATGCCATGGAGCGGTCCGAGACCGAGGAGAAGTTTGACGATGGGGGAACGAGCCAACTCCTGTGGCAGCACCTCTCGAGTCAGctcattttctttgtgcttttccagTTTGCAAGTTTCCCACATATGGTCCTTTCTCTTCATCAGAAG TTAGCAGGGAGAGGACTGATTAAAGGCAGAGATCATCTAATGTGGGTTCTCCTGCAATTCATTTCTGGAAGTATTCAGAAAAATGCACTCGCTGATTTTCTCCCTGTCATGAAGCTCTTTGACCTTCTGTATCCAGAAAAAGAA TATATCCCAGTTCCTGATATTAACAAACCCCAGTCAACTCATGCCTTTGCAATGACTTGCATTTGGATTCATCTCAATAGAAAAGCCCAAAATGACAACTCCAAGCTACAGATTCCAATACCTCATTCTCTAAAGCTTCACCATGA GTTCCTACAGCAGAGtcttagaaataaaagtttacaGATGAATGACTATAAGATCGCCCTGCTGTGTAATGCATACTCTACAAATTCCGAATGTTTTACATTACCCATGGGAGCTCTGGTAGAAACTATTTATGGGAATGGAATTATGAGAGTACCTCTTCCTGGAACGAGCTGCTTGGCTTCCGCGTCTATTACTCCCTTACCCATGAACCTCCTGGACTCACTGACGGTTCATGCCAAAATGAg CCTTATCCATAGCATTGCTACCAGAGTGATAAAACTTGCTCATGCAAAATCCAGTGTGGCCTTGGCTCCAGCCCTAGTGGAAACGTACAGTCGTTTATTGGTCTAtatggaaatagagtctttgggCATCAAAGGATTTATCA GCCAACTTTTGCCAACTGTTTTCAAGTCACATGCCTGGGGGATCTTGCACACACTTCTCGAGATGTTCAGCTACCGGATGCACCACATTCAGCCTCATTACCGAGTGCAGCTCCTGAGCCATCTTCATACTTTAGCTGCAGTTGCACAAACAAACCAGAACCAGCTCCATCTCTG TGTTGAGAGTACCGCACTTAGGCTTATAACAGCATTAGGTAGTTCGGAGGTACAGCCACAGTTCACACGCTTCCTGAGTGATCCCAAAACGGTGCTGTCCGCGGAATCTGAGGAGCTGAACCGAGCCTTGATATTGACCTTAGCTAGAGCAACTCATGTAACAG atttttttacAGGCTCTGATTCAATTCAGGGAACTTGGTGTAAAGATATACTTCAGACCATCATGAGTTTTACTCCTCATAATTGGGCATCACACACTCTTAGCTGTTTTCCAGGCCCACTACAG GCATTCTTCAAACAAAATAACGTACCTCAGGAAAGCcgttttaatctgaaaaaaaatgtggaagaggAGTATAGGAAGTGGAAGTCAATGACCAATGAAAATGACATCATTACCCACTTTTCTATGCAaggctctcctcctctcttcctttgtcttctctggaaaatgctCTTGGAAACAGATCATATAAATCAGATTGGCTATAG AGTATTAGAAAGAATTGGAGCCAGGGCCTTGGTTGCCCATGTGAGAACATTTGCAGATTTCCTAGTATATGAGTTCTCTACATCAGCTGGGGGTCAGCAACTCAACAAATGCATTGAAATTCTTAATGACATGGTATGGAAGTACAACATTGTTACATTGGACAGATTAATTCTCTGCCTG GCCATGCGTAGTCATGAAGGAAATGAAGCCCAGGTTTGTTATTTCATAATTCAGTTGCTGTTACTCAAACCAAATGATTTTAGAAATCGAGTGAGTGACTTCGTGAAGGAAAATTCTCCAGAGCACTGGCTACAGAACGACTGGCACACCAAGCACATGAATTATCACAAG AAGTACCCCGAGAAACTGTATTTTGAGGGCCTCGCGGAGCAGGTCGACCCTCCTGTGCAGATTCAGTCTCCCTACCTCCCCATCTATTTTGGAAATGTGTGTCTTCGATTTCTCCCAGTATTTGATATAGTAATCCACAGGTTTTTAGAGCTGCTTCCAGTTTCCAAGTCACTGGAGACTCTACTAGATCACCTTGGTGGCTTATATAAATTTCATG ATCGGCCAGTGACTTATTTGTATAATACTCTGCACTATTATGAAATGCACCTGAGAGACCGCCCACATCTCAAGCGAAAACTTGTCCATGCCATCATTGGCTCACTCAAGGATAATCGACCCCAAGGCTGGTGTCTAAGTGACACGTACCTGAAGTGTGGCATGAATGCACGAGAAGAAAATCCTTGGATCCCTGATGACTCCTACTATTGCAGATTGATTGGCAGACTAGTAGATA CGATGGCTGGCAAATCTCCCGGTCCGTTCCCAAACTGCGACTGGAGATTCAATGAGTTTCCCAACCCAGCTGCCCATGCACTGCATGTTACTTGTGTGGAGCTCATGGCCTTGGCCGTTTCAGGCGAAGATGTTGGAAATGCTCTTCTAAATGTCGTCCTGAAAAG TCAGCCTTTAGTGCCAAGAGAGAATATTACAGCATGGATGAATGCAATTGGACTCATCATCACTGCACTGCCA GAGCCATATTGGATTGTTCTTCATGATCGAATTGTGAGTGTTATCAGCAGTCCCAGCTTGACCTCTGAGTCAGAGTGGGTTGGCTATCCATTCCGCCTCTTTGATTTCACTGCTTGTCATCAGTCCTACTCCGAGATGAGCTGCAGCTATACATTAGCTCTCGCACATGCTGTGTGGCACCATTCCAGCATTGGGCAACTTTCTCTCATTCCCAA GTTTCTCACTGAAGTCCTTCTTCCTATAGTGAAAACTGAATTCCAGTTGCTTTATGTGTATCATCTTGTGGGACCATTTTTACAAAGATTTCAGCAAGAGAGAACTCGATGTATGATAGAG atCGGTGTGGCATTTTATGACATGTTGCTGAATGTAGACCAGTGTAGCGCCCACTTAAATTACATGGACCCCATCTGTGACTTCCTGTATCATATGAAGTATATGTTTACTGGTGACAGCGTAAAAGAACAA GTAGAGAAGATTATCTGTAACTTAAAACCAGCTTTAAAACTTCGTCTTCGATTCATCACACACATTAGCAAGATGGAACCAGCTGCAGTGCCCCCACAAGCCATAAATAGTGGGTCTCCAGCACCTCAGTCTAATCAGGTGCCAGTGTCCTTACCGGTCACCCAGTGA
- the MED23 gene encoding mediator of RNA polymerase II transcription subunit 23 isoform X2, with translation MVQMETQLQSIFEDVVKTEIIEEAFPGMFMDTPEDEKTKLISCLGAFRQFWGGLSQESHEQCIQWIVKFIHGQHSPKRISFLYDCLAMAVETGLLPPRMVCESLINSDTLEWERTQLWALTFKLVRKIIGGVDYKGVRDLLKVILEKILTIPNTVSSAVVQQLLAAREVIAYILERNACLLPAYFAVTEIRKLYPEGKLPHWLLGNLVSDFVDTFRPTARINSICGRCSLLPVVNNSGAICNSWKLDPATLRFPLKGLLPYDKDLFEPQTALLRYVLEQPYSRDMVCNMLGLNKQHKQRCPVLEDQLVDLVVYAMERSETEEKFDDGGTSQLLWQHLSSQLIFFVLFQFASFPHMVLSLHQKLAGRGLIKGRDHLMWVLLQFISGSIQKNALADFLPVMKLFDLLYPEKEYIPVPDINKPQSTHAFAMTCIWIHLNRKAQNDNSKLQIPIPHSLKLHHEFLQQSLRNKSLQMNDYKIALLCNAYSTNSECFTLPMGALVETIYGNGIMRVPLPGTSCLASASITPLPMNLLDSLTVHAKMSLIHSIATRVIKLAHAKSSVALAPALVETYSRLLVYMEIESLGIKGFISQLLPTVFKSHAWGILHTLLEMFSYRMHHIQPHYRVQLLSHLHTLAAVAQTNQNQLHLCVESTALRLITALGSSEVQPQFTRFLSDPKTVLSAESEELNRALILTLARATHVTDFFTGSDSIQGTWCKDILQTIMSFTPHNWASHTLSCFPGPLQAFFKQNNVPQESRFNLKKNVEEEYRKWKSMTNENDIITHFSMQGSPPLFLCLLWKMLLETDHINQIGYRVLERIGARALVAHVRTFADFLVYEFSTSAGGQQLNKCIEILNDMVWKYNIVTLDRLILCLAMRSHEGNEAQVCYFIIQLLLLKPNDFRNRVSDFVKENSPEHWLQNDWHTKHMNYHKKYPEKLYFEGLAEQVDPPVQIQSPYLPIYFGNVCLRFLPVFDIVIHRFLELLPVSKSLETLLDHLGGLYKFHDRPVTYLYNTLHYYEMHLRDRPHLKRKLVHAIIGSLKDNRPQGWCLSDTYLKCGMNAREENPWIPDDSYYCRLIGRLVDTMAGKSPGPFPNCDWRFNEFPNPAAHALHVTCVELMALAVSGEDVGNALLNVVLKSQPLVPRENITAWMNAIGLIITALPEPYWIVLHDRIVSVISSPSLTSESEWVGYPFRLFDFTACHQSYSEMSCSYTLALAHAVWHHSSIGQLSLIPKFLTEVLLPIVKTEFQLLYVYHLVGPFLQRFQQERTRCMIEIGVAFYDMLLNVDQCSAHLNYMDPICDFLYHMKYMFTGDSVKEQVEKIICNLKPALKLRLRFITHISKMEPAAVPPQAINSGSPAPQSNQVPVSLPVTQ, from the exons gaATCTCATGAACAGTGCATCCAGTGgattgttaaatttattcatggCCAGCATAGTCctaaaagaatttcttttctttatgactGCTTAGCGATGGCAGTGGAGACTGGTCTCCTTCCACCCAG GATGGTTTGTGAATCCCTGATAAACTCTGACACACTGGAATGGGAAAGAACGCAGCTTTGGGCCTTAACATTTAAACTAGTTCGGAAAATAATTGGGGGAGTGGATTACAAg GGTGTTCGAGATCTCTTAAAAGTGATTTTGGAGAAAATCTTGACAATTCCCAATACAGTGAGCTCAGCTGTTGTACAGCAGCTTCTAGCAGCAAGAGAG gttATAGCATATATCTTGGAAAGAAATGCCTGTCTATTACCAGCCTATTTTGCAGTCACAGAGATCAGGAAACTATATCCTGAGGGAAAACTTCCACACTGG ttacttGGAAACTTGGTATCAGACTTTGTGGATACCTTCAGGCCCACAGCAAGGATAAACTCCATTTGTG GCCGCTGCAGCCTTCTGCCAGTTGTAAATAACTCGGGAGCCATTTGTAACTCGTGGAAATTGGATCCTGCAACTCTTCGTTTTCCCTTGAAAGGCCTCTTGCCATATGATAAG gatcTGTTTGAACCACAGACTGCTTTGTTGAGATATGTATTGGAGCAGCCTTATTCCAGGGATATGGTCTGCAATATGCTAGGTTTAAATAAGCAG CACAAGCAGCGTTGCCCTGTGCTGGAGGACCAGTTGGTGGATCTGGTGGTCTATGCCATGGAGCGGTCCGAGACCGAGGAGAAGTTTGACGATGGGGGAACGAGCCAACTCCTGTGGCAGCACCTCTCGAGTCAGctcattttctttgtgcttttccagTTTGCAAGTTTCCCACATATGGTCCTTTCTCTTCATCAGAAG TTAGCAGGGAGAGGACTGATTAAAGGCAGAGATCATCTAATGTGGGTTCTCCTGCAATTCATTTCTGGAAGTATTCAGAAAAATGCACTCGCTGATTTTCTCCCTGTCATGAAGCTCTTTGACCTTCTGTATCCAGAAAAAGAA TATATCCCAGTTCCTGATATTAACAAACCCCAGTCAACTCATGCCTTTGCAATGACTTGCATTTGGATTCATCTCAATAGAAAAGCCCAAAATGACAACTCCAAGCTACAGATTCCAATACCTCATTCTCTAAAGCTTCACCATGA GTTCCTACAGCAGAGtcttagaaataaaagtttacaGATGAATGACTATAAGATCGCCCTGCTGTGTAATGCATACTCTACAAATTCCGAATGTTTTACATTACCCATGGGAGCTCTGGTAGAAACTATTTATGGGAATGGAATTATGAGAGTACCTCTTCCTGGAACGAGCTGCTTGGCTTCCGCGTCTATTACTCCCTTACCCATGAACCTCCTGGACTCACTGACGGTTCATGCCAAAATGAg CCTTATCCATAGCATTGCTACCAGAGTGATAAAACTTGCTCATGCAAAATCCAGTGTGGCCTTGGCTCCAGCCCTAGTGGAAACGTACAGTCGTTTATTGGTCTAtatggaaatagagtctttgggCATCAAAGGATTTATCA GCCAACTTTTGCCAACTGTTTTCAAGTCACATGCCTGGGGGATCTTGCACACACTTCTCGAGATGTTCAGCTACCGGATGCACCACATTCAGCCTCATTACCGAGTGCAGCTCCTGAGCCATCTTCATACTTTAGCTGCAGTTGCACAAACAAACCAGAACCAGCTCCATCTCTG TGTTGAGAGTACCGCACTTAGGCTTATAACAGCATTAGGTAGTTCGGAGGTACAGCCACAGTTCACACGCTTCCTGAGTGATCCCAAAACGGTGCTGTCCGCGGAATCTGAGGAGCTGAACCGAGCCTTGATATTGACCTTAGCTAGAGCAACTCATGTAACAG atttttttacAGGCTCTGATTCAATTCAGGGAACTTGGTGTAAAGATATACTTCAGACCATCATGAGTTTTACTCCTCATAATTGGGCATCACACACTCTTAGCTGTTTTCCAGGCCCACTACAG GCATTCTTCAAACAAAATAACGTACCTCAGGAAAGCcgttttaatctgaaaaaaaatgtggaagaggAGTATAGGAAGTGGAAGTCAATGACCAATGAAAATGACATCATTACCCACTTTTCTATGCAaggctctcctcctctcttcctttgtcttctctggaaaatgctCTTGGAAACAGATCATATAAATCAGATTGGCTATAG AGTATTAGAAAGAATTGGAGCCAGGGCCTTGGTTGCCCATGTGAGAACATTTGCAGATTTCCTAGTATATGAGTTCTCTACATCAGCTGGGGGTCAGCAACTCAACAAATGCATTGAAATTCTTAATGACATGGTATGGAAGTACAACATTGTTACATTGGACAGATTAATTCTCTGCCTG GCCATGCGTAGTCATGAAGGAAATGAAGCCCAGGTTTGTTATTTCATAATTCAGTTGCTGTTACTCAAACCAAATGATTTTAGAAATCGAGTGAGTGACTTCGTGAAGGAAAATTCTCCAGAGCACTGGCTACAGAACGACTGGCACACCAAGCACATGAATTATCACAAG AAGTACCCCGAGAAACTGTATTTTGAGGGCCTCGCGGAGCAGGTCGACCCTCCTGTGCAGATTCAGTCTCCCTACCTCCCCATCTATTTTGGAAATGTGTGTCTTCGATTTCTCCCAGTATTTGATATAGTAATCCACAGGTTTTTAGAGCTGCTTCCAGTTTCCAAGTCACTGGAGACTCTACTAGATCACCTTGGTGGCTTATATAAATTTCATG ATCGGCCAGTGACTTATTTGTATAATACTCTGCACTATTATGAAATGCACCTGAGAGACCGCCCACATCTCAAGCGAAAACTTGTCCATGCCATCATTGGCTCACTCAAGGATAATCGACCCCAAGGCTGGTGTCTAAGTGACACGTACCTGAAGTGTGGCATGAATGCACGAGAAGAAAATCCTTGGATCCCTGATGACTCCTACTATTGCAGATTGATTGGCAGACTAGTAGATA CGATGGCTGGCAAATCTCCCGGTCCGTTCCCAAACTGCGACTGGAGATTCAATGAGTTTCCCAACCCAGCTGCCCATGCACTGCATGTTACTTGTGTGGAGCTCATGGCCTTGGCCGTTTCAGGCGAAGATGTTGGAAATGCTCTTCTAAATGTCGTCCTGAAAAG TCAGCCTTTAGTGCCAAGAGAGAATATTACAGCATGGATGAATGCAATTGGACTCATCATCACTGCACTGCCA GAGCCATATTGGATTGTTCTTCATGATCGAATTGTGAGTGTTATCAGCAGTCCCAGCTTGACCTCTGAGTCAGAGTGGGTTGGCTATCCATTCCGCCTCTTTGATTTCACTGCTTGTCATCAGTCCTACTCCGAGATGAGCTGCAGCTATACATTAGCTCTCGCACATGCTGTGTGGCACCATTCCAGCATTGGGCAACTTTCTCTCATTCCCAA GTTTCTCACTGAAGTCCTTCTTCCTATAGTGAAAACTGAATTCCAGTTGCTTTATGTGTATCATCTTGTGGGACCATTTTTACAAAGATTTCAGCAAGAGAGAACTCGATGTATGATAGAG atCGGTGTGGCATTTTATGACATGTTGCTGAATGTAGACCAGTGTAGCGCCCACTTAAATTACATGGACCCCATCTGTGACTTCCTGTATCATATGAAGTATATGTTTACTGGTGACAGCGTAAAAGAACAA GTAGAGAAGATTATCTGTAACTTAAAACCAGCTTTAAAACTTCGTCTTCGATTCATCACACACATTAGCAAGATGGAACCAGCTGCAGTGCCCCCACAAGCCATAAATAGTGGGTCTCCAGCACCTCAGTCTAATCAGGTGCCAGTGTCCTTACCGGTCACCCAGTGA